From a region of the Mauremys mutica isolate MM-2020 ecotype Southern chromosome 12, ASM2049712v1, whole genome shotgun sequence genome:
- the LOC123346520 gene encoding olfactory receptor 14A16-like: MSNRTVVTEFLLLGFSDVRELQILHFVGFLVLYLASLLGNLLIITAIALDHHLHTPMYFFLINLSILDLGSISVTIPKSMANSLMNTRSISYYGCVAQVFLIFFFASADFALLTIMAYDRYVAICQPLHYETVMNRRACVQMAASAWISVILYSAVHTGNTFVISFCGGNVVDQFFCEIPQLLKLACSDSDLSEVGLLIFSVCLGSSCFVFIIVSYVQIFTTVLRIPSEQGRYKAFSTCLPHLIVVSLFICTGTFAYLKPASSSPSVQNLLVAVLYSVLPPMINPIIYSMRNKELKGALSKLIGWRLFSKNKVSLFLLQ, encoded by the coding sequence atgtccaaccgaacCGTGGTGACTgaattccttctcctgggattctctgatgttcgggagctgcagattttacacttTGTGGGGTTTCTAGTGCTTTACCTGGCATCCCTGCTGGGGAAccttctcatcatcacagccaTAGCGCTCGACCAccatcttcacacccccatgtacttcttcctgattaATCTCTCCATCCTAGACCTCGGctccatctctgtcaccatccccaaatcgatggccaactccctcatgaacaccagATCGATTTCTTATTATGGATGTGTCGCCCAAGTCTTTCTCATCTTCTTCTTTGCTTCAGCAGATTTTGCCCTACTGACCATCATGGCATATGACCGATAcgtcgccatctgccaaccactgcactatgagacagtgatgaacaggagagcttgtgtccaaatggcagccagtgcctggatcagtgTTATTCTCTACTCTGCAGTGCACACtggaaacacatttgtaatatccttctgtggaggcaacgtggtggatcagttcttctgtgaaatcccccagctcctcaaGCTCGCCTGCTCTGACTCAGACCTCAGTGAAGTCGGGTTACTCATATTTAGTGTGTGCTTAGGCTCAAGCTGCTTTGTTTTCATAATTGTgtcatatgttcagatcttcaccaCAGTactgagaatcccctctgagcaagGCCggtataaagccttctccacctgcctccctcacctcattgtggtctccTTGTTTATTTGCACTGGGACCTTTGCCTACTTGAAACCCGCCTCCAGCTCTCCATCAGTTCAAAatctcttggtggctgttctctattctgtGTTGCCACCAATGATAAATccaatcatctacagcatgagaaaCAAGGAGCTCAAAGGTGCACTGAGTAAACTTATAGGTTGGAGGTTATTCTCTAAGAATAAAGTGTCCTTATTTCTCCTTCAGTAA